A region of Chlamydia crocodili DNA encodes the following proteins:
- a CDS encoding superoxide dismutase, with product MTFVPYTLPELPYDYDALEPVISAEIMRLHHQKHHQGYINNLNDALKKLDIAGAQQDLTRLISLEPAIRFNGGGHINHSLFWEMLAPVDRGGGVPPKHGLLKLIEKFWGTFDNFLKEFIEFAAPIQGSGWAWLAFCPKKQELMLHATVNQDPLEATTGKVPLLGVDVWEHAYYLQYKNVRLDYLKAIPRVINWGYIEKRFSELTN from the coding sequence ATGACCTTTGTACCCTATACTTTACCTGAATTACCCTATGATTATGATGCTTTAGAACCAGTGATTAGTGCAGAAATTATGCGTTTACATCATCAGAAGCATCATCAAGGTTATATAAATAATTTAAATGATGCCTTGAAAAAATTAGATATTGCCGGTGCGCAACAAGATCTTACACGTCTTATTTCTTTGGAGCCCGCCATACGTTTTAATGGCGGTGGGCATATCAATCACTCTCTATTTTGGGAGATGTTGGCTCCAGTAGATCGTGGTGGAGGCGTACCCCCAAAACATGGATTGCTCAAGCTAATTGAGAAATTCTGGGGAACTTTCGATAATTTCTTAAAAGAATTTATTGAATTTGCAGCTCCTATTCAAGGATCAGGATGGGCATGGCTAGCTTTTTGTCCCAAAAAACAGGAGCTTATGCTACATGCAACAGTTAACCAAGATCCTCTAGAAGCGACCACTGGTAAGGTGCCCCTTCTAGGAGTAGATGTTTGGGAGCATGCTTACTATCTCCAGTATAAAAATGTTAGATTAGATTATTTAAAAGCAATTCCTCGAGTAATTAATTGGGGATATATTGAGAAAAGATTTTCTGAATTAACTAATTAA
- the accD gene encoding acetyl-CoA carboxylase, carboxyltransferase subunit beta, translating to MRLFSYDKPKIKVQKIKADGFSGWLKCTHCHEMIHANELGQNFNCCPKCSYHYRITAAERIKLLADKDSWRPLYTNLKSQDPLKFVDTDTYPNRLAKARKDNTESEGVLVGVCAIGEHPVALAVMDFNFMAGSMGAVVGEKLTRLVEKAIVSKLPVIIVCASGGARMQESVFSLMQMAKTSAALAKLHEAGLPYISVLTNPTSGGVTASFASLGDVIIAEPKALICFAGPRVVAQVIGEDLPEGAQKSEFLLEHGMIDKVVERKQLKSTLQSLLDYFCAQEYTGGQDKAPRDLSKTLKEIFLLTDDSE from the coding sequence GTGCGTTTATTTTCTTATGATAAACCTAAGATTAAAGTGCAAAAGATAAAGGCTGATGGTTTTAGCGGTTGGTTGAAGTGCACGCATTGTCACGAGATGATTCATGCGAATGAATTGGGACAAAATTTTAATTGTTGTCCCAAATGCTCTTATCACTACCGTATTACAGCGGCTGAGAGGATAAAACTACTAGCTGATAAAGATTCCTGGCGTCCTCTTTATACAAATCTTAAATCACAAGACCCGTTAAAATTTGTTGATACTGATACTTATCCAAATCGTTTAGCTAAGGCTAGAAAAGATAATACAGAAAGTGAAGGAGTGCTTGTTGGTGTTTGTGCCATAGGCGAACATCCTGTAGCTTTGGCTGTCATGGATTTCAATTTTATGGCAGGATCTATGGGCGCTGTCGTTGGAGAAAAACTTACACGACTCGTAGAGAAGGCGATAGTGTCAAAGCTTCCCGTAATTATTGTTTGCGCTTCCGGAGGCGCAAGAATGCAAGAATCTGTGTTTTCTTTGATGCAGATGGCGAAAACTTCTGCAGCTTTAGCAAAATTACACGAAGCAGGCCTACCCTACATTTCTGTTTTGACTAATCCTACATCCGGAGGAGTCACAGCTTCTTTTGCTTCTTTAGGCGATGTGATTATTGCAGAACCTAAAGCTCTGATCTGTTTTGCCGGTCCTCGAGTCGTTGCCCAAGTTATTGGTGAAGATCTTCCCGAGGGTGCTCAAAAATCTGAATTTCTTCTCGAACACGGAATGATTGATAAAGTAGTTGAGAGGAAACAATTGAAGAGTACTTTGCAGAGTTTACTTGATTACTTTTGTGCTCAAGAATACACTGGCGGCCAAGATAAAGCACCTAGGGATCTATCTAAGACCCTTAAAGAAATTTTTTTATTGACAGATGATAGTGAATGA
- a CDS encoding PTS sugar transporter subunit IIA yields the protein MDLKLEELASLLDVSENTVRRWLDEGAIPSYSMNNEHRFNREEIEDWILHNQVLVGLEKDEKQEEEFRDLSLKYSLYKAIYRGGIIRDISVKNKDEALQYASSYIAEKFNLDASVLFEMLTHRESLMSTGIGEGIALPHAKDFLINAYYDVVVPMFLSTSIDFGALDGKPVNVLFFLFASQDKSHLNLINKIVHLGMSLEARSFLTSYPEKEQLLAYIKNWESQIH from the coding sequence ATGGATTTAAAATTAGAAGAATTAGCTTCTTTATTAGATGTTTCTGAAAATACTGTTCGCCGATGGCTGGATGAGGGGGCTATCCCTAGTTATAGCATGAATAATGAGCATAGATTCAATCGAGAAGAAATAGAGGATTGGATCTTACATAATCAAGTTCTAGTAGGATTAGAAAAAGATGAAAAACAAGAAGAAGAGTTCCGAGATCTTTCTCTAAAGTATAGCTTGTATAAAGCAATTTATCGCGGAGGAATTATCCGTGATATATCTGTAAAAAACAAAGATGAAGCCCTCCAATATGCTTCTTCTTATATAGCAGAGAAATTTAACCTGGATGCTAGTGTGCTGTTTGAGATGCTTACTCATCGTGAAAGTCTCATGTCTACAGGTATAGGAGAAGGAATCGCTCTTCCTCATGCTAAAGATTTTCTAATTAATGCGTACTATGATGTTGTTGTTCCTATGTTTTTATCAACAAGCATTGATTTCGGTGCTCTTGATGGTAAACCAGTCAACGTATTGTTTTTCCTTTTCGCCTCCCAAGATAAAAGTCATTTAAATTTAATAAATAAAATTGTGCATCTTGGAATGTCTTTAGAAGCCCGAAGTTTTCTAACGAGCTATCCAGAAAAAGAACAACTCCTTGCTTATATTAAGAATTGGGAGTCGCAAATCCATTAA
- a CDS encoding PTS sugar transporter subunit IIA: MPFYCESQPDFSLFSLLSPNLIMFLNKNSREEILQDLTDLAGAAGLLENKEEFFQALVTRENIMSTGIGMGVAIPHGKLHSCSDFFIAIGIHSQGILWDAIDGALVRLVFLIGGPDNAQAEYLKLLSTLTLSLRDESRREKLLQVTTIEEVMNVFLGM; the protein is encoded by the coding sequence ATGCCTTTCTATTGTGAGAGTCAACCTGATTTTTCCTTGTTTTCTCTTTTATCTCCCAATCTTATTATGTTTTTGAACAAAAACTCTCGGGAGGAGATTCTCCAAGATCTTACAGATCTTGCAGGTGCTGCTGGCTTACTAGAGAATAAGGAAGAGTTCTTTCAAGCTTTGGTGACTCGTGAAAATATCATGTCCACGGGTATCGGTATGGGAGTAGCAATTCCCCACGGTAAATTACATAGTTGTTCTGATTTCTTTATCGCTATAGGTATCCATTCTCAGGGGATTCTTTGGGATGCGATAGACGGAGCTTTAGTGCGTCTAGTATTTTTGATTGGAGGGCCTGATAATGCTCAAGCCGAGTATCTCAAGCTGTTATCCACACTGACTCTTTCACTTAGAGATGAATCTCGGCGTGAGAAGTTGCTACAAGTTACAACGATTGAAGAAGTCATGAATGTGTTCTTAGGAATGTAG
- a CDS encoding phospho-sugar mutase encodes MKHLPQKIETLCNPITAKNILTWLSSDFGKNDEGAIAELLENNPQRLEELFGKTLAFGTGGLRSPMGLGTNRINVFTVRRATQGLAQVLKKQNPHPGDSIRVVIGYDTRHHSFDFAQETAKVLAGNKIHALIFEDPEPLALVSFTVRSQQALAGVMITASHNPPEYNGYKVYMASGGQVLPPLDQEIIRESADIEEVLLVDSLEDPYIHIVGEEYKALYTKTVHELQLYPEDNRLSGPAIHVSYSPLHGTGVTMIPRVLKDWNFPMVKLVEKQALPDGSFPTVRLPNPEDPEALTLGIQQMIKNQDDIFIATDPDADRLGVVCLDENCPYIFNGNQIACLLADHILQGWSARSPLGKEDKVVKSLVTTEMLSAITKFYGGDIVNVGTGFKYIGEKIEDWRNKLERYVFGAEESYGYLYGTHVEDKDAISTSALITEAALQKKLQGKTLREAILDLYETHGYFMNKTVSLSFEPDKEGFMKSQIEKLAALDPSAMSLVGDSVVTFENYHQGVGINTPSGTTYKLHLPKMFMLCYYYDSGGKIIVRPSGTEPKIKLYFELVNRYDVAAEKKQEQVQREQDSQKKLENFISEFKEKFSSLQTE; translated from the coding sequence ATGAAGCATCTTCCGCAGAAAATAGAAACTCTTTGCAACCCTATAACTGCAAAGAATATCTTGACTTGGCTATCTAGTGATTTTGGAAAAAATGACGAGGGTGCTATAGCTGAGCTTCTAGAAAACAACCCACAGCGTCTTGAGGAACTATTTGGGAAAACTCTTGCCTTTGGTACGGGAGGACTGCGTAGTCCTATGGGGTTGGGTACCAATAGAATTAATGTCTTCACAGTGCGACGTGCTACTCAAGGTTTGGCACAAGTATTAAAAAAACAGAATCCTCATCCAGGCGATTCTATTCGCGTAGTCATCGGTTATGATACACGACATCATTCTTTTGATTTCGCTCAGGAAACTGCGAAAGTTCTCGCGGGCAATAAAATCCACGCACTTATATTTGAGGATCCTGAACCTTTAGCTCTAGTTTCTTTTACTGTAAGATCTCAGCAAGCTTTAGCAGGAGTGATGATTACTGCTTCTCATAATCCTCCAGAATATAATGGATATAAAGTCTATATGGCTTCAGGAGGACAAGTATTGCCTCCTTTAGATCAGGAGATTATTCGAGAATCAGCAGATATTGAAGAAGTTTTACTCGTCGATTCTTTAGAAGATCCCTATATTCATATTGTAGGTGAAGAATATAAGGCTTTGTACACGAAAACCGTACATGAATTACAGCTATATCCTGAAGATAATCGTCTTTCAGGACCAGCGATTCACGTAAGCTATTCTCCACTCCATGGAACTGGAGTAACTATGATTCCTCGAGTTTTAAAAGATTGGAATTTCCCTATGGTCAAGCTTGTTGAGAAACAAGCACTTCCTGATGGAAGTTTTCCTACAGTACGTTTACCTAATCCCGAAGATCCTGAAGCGCTAACTTTGGGAATTCAGCAAATGATAAAGAATCAGGATGATATTTTTATAGCCACAGATCCTGATGCAGACCGTTTGGGAGTTGTATGTTTGGATGAGAACTGTCCATATATATTCAATGGAAATCAAATTGCTTGTTTGCTTGCGGATCATATTTTGCAGGGTTGGTCAGCTCGTTCTCCTTTGGGTAAAGAAGACAAGGTAGTTAAAAGCTTAGTAACTACAGAAATGTTATCCGCAATCACAAAGTTCTATGGCGGCGATATTGTGAATGTGGGGACCGGATTTAAGTATATTGGAGAGAAAATAGAAGATTGGAGAAATAAACTAGAAAGATATGTGTTTGGTGCTGAAGAATCCTATGGCTATCTCTATGGAACGCATGTAGAAGATAAAGATGCTATTAGTACATCAGCATTAATCACAGAAGCTGCTTTGCAGAAAAAGCTTCAAGGAAAAACTCTTCGAGAAGCCATTTTAGATTTATATGAGACTCATGGATATTTTATGAATAAAACAGTCTCTTTATCTTTTGAACCAGATAAAGAAGGTTTTATGAAATCGCAAATAGAGAAGTTAGCAGCTCTTGATCCTTCTGCTATGTCCTTAGTAGGGGACAGTGTGGTAACATTTGAAAATTATCATCAGGGTGTAGGAATTAATACACCCTCGGGAACTACTTATAAACTCCATCTTCCGAAGATGTTCATGTTGTGTTACTACTACGATAGTGGGGGTAAGATTATAGTGCGTCCTTCAGGTACAGAGCCTAAAATAAAATTATATTTTGAACTTGTAAATCGTTATGATGTGGCAGCAGAAAAGAAACAAGAACAAGTCCAAAGAGAACAAGACAGTCAGAAAAAATTAGAAAATTTTATTTCCGAATTTAAAGAGAAGTTTTCTTCCTTACAGACCGAATAA
- the dut gene encoding dUTP diphosphatase: protein MTIFCELESGVDLPEYSTEGASGADLRANIEEPIAVLPGQRVLIPTGIKMQIPQGYEVQVRPRSGLALKHGIMVVNSPGTIDADYRGEICIILANFGEKTFIIEPKMRIAQAVVAPVVQAKFMVVDQEEGLTATSRGSRGFGHTGEK, encoded by the coding sequence ATGACTATATTTTGTGAATTAGAGTCTGGAGTAGATCTTCCAGAATATTCCACAGAAGGCGCTTCGGGCGCAGATCTTCGAGCTAACATAGAAGAACCTATTGCTGTTTTACCGGGCCAACGCGTATTAATTCCTACAGGAATAAAAATGCAAATTCCTCAAGGTTATGAAGTGCAGGTACGTCCACGTAGTGGTTTGGCTCTGAAACATGGGATTATGGTTGTTAATTCTCCTGGAACAATAGACGCCGATTATCGCGGCGAAATTTGTATTATACTTGCAAATTTTGGAGAGAAAACTTTTATTATCGAGCCTAAGATGCGTATAGCTCAAGCTGTAGTTGCTCCTGTAGTCCAAGCAAAGTTTATGGTCGTGGATCAAGAAGAAGGATTAACGGCAACATCTCGAGGAAGTAGAGGTTTTGGGCATACCGGAGAGAAGTGA